One part of the Arabidopsis thaliana chromosome 1 sequence genome encodes these proteins:
- a CDS encoding F-box family protein (F-box family protein; CONTAINS InterPro DOMAIN/s: F-box domain, cyclin-like (InterPro:IPR001810), F-box domain, Skp2-like (InterPro:IPR022364), F-box associated interaction domain (InterPro:IPR017451); BEST Arabidopsis thaliana protein match is: F-box family protein (TAIR:AT1G20795.1); Has 1819 Blast hits to 716 proteins in 166 species: Archae - 2; Bacteria - 445; Metazoa - 392; Fungi - 63; Plants - 395; Viruses - 75; Other Eukaryotes - 447 (source: NCBI BLink).) — MKRLPLHLLDEILFNLDPKSLGKMRCTNKSINTHISDDPNFKFEYFSRIGSSLLHISKVGSKFLCFYPYAISRLFKNMTPLKNLCNILGSCSGLVLLSINGILCVANPLTKKFRFLHYSIWGNETWIGFAVDQIDRATQRFKIVFISEQLEVSNPYETTYQFRINTGESWSLSKTTITCRASNLKKGKNSKPVYVNGDLHWLRKDGSIVAFNPETEKARLIQSQFNRKPGKLLLCTGDNRLTLISATDAVISVYALETDGQWILVRWIKNEVVHQSLPLLYWNVQAYDGKCLLVRMMSLVGSVIHRYDLRANKWRVLGSIPTWCDADRDFFLFKPSWSSVIGLLDQEHVHVLMPMPMPMPMPMPMPMHMHMHMHMPMPMAMPMPMPIAMAMPMPMPMPMPMPMTKTETETVTRSEVISSVMAIMGLVNRTLSFIN; from the coding sequence ATGAAGAGATTACCTTTGCATCTCCTCGATGAGATTCTCTTCAACTTAGATCCCAAATCTCTGGGGAAGATGCGATGCACAAATAAATCTATCAACACGCATATATCCGACGacccaaattttaaattcGAATACTTTTCTCGGATCGGGTCCAGTTTGCTTCATATCTCCAAAGTTGGCTCtaaattcctctgtttctacCCTTATGCCATTTCTAGGTTATTCAAAAACATGACACCCTTGAAGAACTTGTGTAATATTCTCGGTTCTTGTTCCGGCCTTGTCCTATTATCCATTAATGGTATCCTCTGCGTCGCTAATCCTCTCACAAAGAAGTTCCGGTTCCTGCATTACTCTATATGGGGAAACGAAACGTGGATTGGGTTCGCGGTTGATCAGATCGATCGAGCCACTCAGAGATTCAAAATCGTTTTCATATCCGAGCAGCTAGAGGTTTCAAATCCATACGAAACGACGTATCAATTCAGGATCAACACCGGAGAATCATGGAGCTTATCGAAAACCACCATTACTTGCCGCGCAAGTAATCTCAAAAAGGGTAAGAATTCGAAACCTGTTTACGTGAACGGAGATCTTCACTGGCTGAGAAAAGACGGGAGCATCGTAGCGTTCAATCCCGAAACAGAGAAAGCACGACTGATTCAAAGCCAATTTAACCGGAAACCGGGGAAGCTCTTGCTCTGTACCGGCGATAACCGCCTGACATTGATATCGGCTACTGATGCAGTGATTTCCGTTTATGCCCTCGAGACTGATGGTCAATGGATCCTCGTGAGGTGGATCAAGAACGAGGTGGTGCACCAAAGTTTACCGTTGTTGTACTGGAACGTGCAGGCGTACGACGGCAAGTGTTTACTGGTGAGGATGATGAGTCTGGTTGGCTCAGTGATTCACAGATACGACTTGAGAGCTAACAAGTGGAGAGTTTTGGGTTCGATTCCAACGTGGTGCGATGCTGATCGAgacttttttctgtttaagcCGTCGTGGTCTTCTGTGATTGGATTACTGGATCAAGAACATGTACATGTGCTCATGCCCATGCCTATGCCCATGCCCATGCCCATGCCTATGCCCATGCACATGCACATGCACATGCACATGCCTATGCCCATGGCCATGCCTATGCCTATGCCCATCGCCATGGCTATGCCTATGCCTATGCCTATGCCTATGCCTATGCCCATGACCAAGACCGAGACCGAGACCGTTACCAGATCTGAAGTCATCTCATCTGTAATGGCTATTATGGGTCTGGTTAATCGTACTTTGTCTTTTATTAActaa